One stretch of Rosistilla oblonga DNA includes these proteins:
- a CDS encoding lysophospholipid acyltransferase family protein produces MKLTSGWIGGSLSLGMSIAVRTWMKTLRFQISYYDSSYDPANASYTTPGIYIFWHEYIPFMFYLRGHNDVAMLLSQHRDAETLARATRFVGFGTIRGSTSRGGITALRKMFRQGKTMNLTMTPDGPRGPRRELAAGCVYLASRLQLPIIPLGLGYDRPWRMRRAWDQFAVPRPGSRARAIMGPGIWIPAKADRDQLETHRRQVETVLNRLTVEAEQWAETGQAVGNPVVITRTPRALTWMRGSAEPAIAKLDDASRRGVAT; encoded by the coding sequence GTGAAATTGACATCGGGATGGATCGGCGGTTCGCTCAGCTTGGGCATGTCGATCGCGGTTCGGACATGGATGAAGACGCTGCGGTTTCAGATCTCGTATTACGATTCGAGCTACGATCCGGCGAACGCTTCGTACACCACGCCGGGGATCTACATTTTCTGGCATGAATACATCCCGTTCATGTTCTATCTGCGCGGGCACAACGACGTGGCGATGTTGTTGAGTCAGCATCGCGATGCGGAAACTCTGGCGCGGGCCACGCGGTTTGTCGGCTTCGGCACCATTCGCGGATCGACGTCGCGCGGTGGCATCACGGCGCTGCGGAAGATGTTCCGCCAAGGCAAAACGATGAACCTGACGATGACTCCCGACGGGCCGCGCGGTCCACGCCGGGAACTCGCCGCGGGATGCGTCTACCTCGCCTCACGCCTTCAGTTGCCGATCATCCCGCTGGGACTTGGGTACGATCGCCCCTGGCGAATGCGCCGCGCATGGGATCAGTTTGCTGTGCCGCGGCCGGGCAGCCGGGCGCGGGCGATCATGGGGCCGGGGATTTGGATTCCGGCGAAAGCTGATCGCGATCAACTGGAGACTCACCGCCGGCAAGTCGAAACCGTGCTGAACCGGTTGACGGTGGAGGCGGAGCAGTGGGCGGAGACTGGACAGGCTGTCGGAAATCCCGTGGTGATCACAAGAACTCCACGGGCGCTCACCTGGATGCGCGGATCGGCCGAGCCAGCCATCGCGAAACTCGATGATGCTTCGCGCCGCGGCGTTGCGACGTGA
- the dapF gene encoding diaminopimelate epimerase — MQFTKMQGAGNDYVYIDCFAQPTPENIADLAIKISDRHFGVGGDGLVLIQPSEIADARMRMFNADGSESEMCGNAIRCVAKYLYDHDIRRTPTLNIETGVGVLKLDLQAEGDRVQQVTVNMGKPILEAAEVPTTILPSGRVVDEKFEIDGHQLSVTCVSMGNPHCVCFVESATDELVLGLGPKIEVDPRFPNRTNVEFVEVISRGELRQRTWERGSGETWACGTGASAVCAAAVLSGRTDRDVLIHLLGGDLRLRWDEASGDMFKTGPAVEVFTGQWEG; from the coding sequence ATGCAATTTACGAAGATGCAAGGGGCCGGCAACGACTACGTTTATATCGATTGCTTTGCCCAACCGACGCCTGAAAACATCGCCGACTTGGCGATCAAGATCTCCGACCGCCACTTCGGTGTCGGCGGCGACGGTTTGGTTTTGATCCAACCCTCGGAAATTGCTGACGCCCGGATGCGGATGTTCAACGCCGACGGCAGCGAATCGGAGATGTGCGGCAACGCGATCCGCTGTGTCGCAAAATATCTCTACGATCACGACATCCGGCGAACGCCGACACTGAACATCGAAACCGGTGTGGGCGTGTTGAAGTTGGATCTTCAAGCCGAGGGAGATCGGGTTCAACAGGTGACTGTGAACATGGGGAAACCGATCCTCGAAGCGGCTGAAGTTCCGACGACGATCCTTCCCAGCGGTCGTGTCGTCGACGAGAAGTTTGAGATCGACGGGCACCAGTTGTCGGTGACCTGCGTTTCGATGGGCAATCCGCACTGCGTATGTTTCGTCGAATCGGCAACCGACGAATTGGTGCTGGGGTTGGGACCGAAGATCGAAGTCGATCCGCGATTTCCAAATCGGACGAACGTCGAATTTGTCGAGGTGATCAGTCGTGGCGAACTGCGCCAGCGGACGTGGGAACGCGGTTCGGGCGAGACTTGGGCGTGCGGTACCGGCGCGTCGGCGGTTTGTGCCGCGGCGGTGTTGAGCGGTCGGACCGATCGCGATGTCTTGATCCATCTGCTCGGCGGCGATCTGCGACTGCGTTGGGATGAAGCCAGCGGCGACATGTTTAAAACCGGACCGGCTGTCGAAGTCTTCACTGGCCAGTGGGAAGGTTAG
- a CDS encoding DUF1501 domain-containing protein: MNSRRRFLNDATTGIGSIALGSLLAGDRATAARPVIDPAQPYAPRPAHYPAKAKNVLVIFCAGAVSQLETWDYKPELIKQDGKPLKGGPAVTFQGPAGDLARPQYAFRPYGETGKMVSDMIPHLAELTDEFAFIHSLTSKSNTHGPAENFLSTGFVEDGFPSGGGWVTYALGSENQNLPAFVAIPDPRGVPQASVNNWGAGFLPAEFQGTPFSSKNPIRHLAPPAKISAAADRAAREHLQKLNQLHLERHPADGKLAARIASYELAARMQLSVPEISDLSTETAQTMAMYGADDSSNPIKAAYAKNCILARRLIESGVRFVQLFNGAYASGGELNWDGHSKLKEQYDRHAEIMDQPTAAMIRDMKARGLLEDTLVVWCTEFGRMPMFQKGAKGRDHNPDGFTCWLTGAGVRRGVSHGVTDELGRKAVEDIHPLYDLNATILHLLGLDHEQLTFEHNGVQRRLTNVEGHRIAEVLA; this comes from the coding sequence ATGAATAGTCGACGACGATTTTTGAACGACGCTACGACCGGCATCGGCTCGATCGCATTGGGCAGCTTGTTGGCGGGAGACCGTGCTACGGCGGCGCGCCCGGTGATCGATCCCGCGCAGCCCTACGCCCCGCGCCCGGCGCATTACCCTGCCAAAGCGAAAAACGTGTTAGTGATCTTCTGTGCCGGCGCGGTCAGCCAGCTGGAGACATGGGACTACAAACCGGAGCTGATCAAGCAGGATGGCAAGCCGCTGAAAGGTGGACCGGCGGTGACGTTCCAAGGACCTGCGGGAGACCTCGCCCGGCCGCAATACGCGTTTCGGCCGTACGGTGAAACGGGGAAGATGGTCTCCGACATGATTCCTCATCTGGCGGAACTGACCGACGAATTCGCGTTTATCCATTCGTTGACCAGCAAGAGCAATACGCATGGTCCGGCGGAGAACTTTCTTTCGACGGGATTTGTCGAAGACGGATTTCCCAGCGGTGGCGGATGGGTAACGTACGCGTTGGGGAGCGAAAATCAAAACCTGCCGGCGTTTGTGGCGATCCCCGATCCACGCGGCGTGCCTCAGGCGAGCGTCAATAATTGGGGCGCTGGATTCTTGCCGGCGGAGTTTCAAGGGACGCCCTTCAGTTCGAAAAATCCGATTCGCCATCTGGCTCCACCGGCGAAGATTTCGGCTGCGGCAGATCGTGCGGCGCGCGAGCATCTACAGAAACTGAATCAATTGCATTTGGAACGTCATCCGGCCGACGGGAAACTGGCCGCGCGGATCGCCAGCTATGAACTTGCTGCAAGGATGCAGTTGAGCGTGCCGGAGATCAGCGATTTGAGCACCGAGACGGCTCAGACGATGGCGATGTACGGCGCCGATGACTCATCGAATCCGATCAAAGCTGCCTACGCGAAGAACTGCATCTTGGCGCGGCGGTTGATCGAAAGCGGCGTCCGATTTGTGCAGCTGTTCAACGGCGCCTACGCAAGCGGCGGCGAATTGAACTGGGATGGTCACAGCAAACTGAAGGAGCAATACGACCGGCATGCGGAGATCATGGATCAACCAACCGCAGCGATGATTCGCGACATGAAAGCTCGCGGGTTGTTGGAGGATACGTTGGTCGTTTGGTGTACCGAATTTGGCAGAATGCCCATGTTCCAAAAGGGCGCCAAGGGACGCGATCACAATCCCGACGGGTTCACTTGCTGGTTGACCGGTGCGGGTGTTCGCCGCGGCGTCAGCCATGGAGTTACCGACGAACTGGGCCGCAAAGCGGTTGAGGATATCCATCCGCTGTACGATCTGAACGCAACCATCTTGCATCTGTTGGGACTCGATCACGAACAACTGACCTTCGAACACAACGGCGTCCAGCGGCGGCTGACCAATGTGGAGGGCCATCGAATCGCCGAAGTGTTGGCTTGA
- a CDS encoding PSD1 and planctomycete cytochrome C domain-containing protein, producing MNRPLALLLLALLTKPLTAEEPIDFVRHVRPIFQQHCYGCHADQKQKSGFRLDVKSAAFKGGDGYGEAIVAGDVDDSPLIELIASDDDDMRMPPDGPGLSPAEIALLTRWVQEGANWPDGVDLVELEDRTDHWSFKPLAFPATAPQSEKQSESSEAVRAKADRIDDFIREQLEPAQLTLSPPASRRDWIRRVYFDLIGLPPNPDQVAAFLNDETPGAKRRVIDQLLASPRYGERWGQHWLDVVRYADTHGFEVNTPRPNAWPYRDYVIAAFNNDTPYDRFIHEQLHGDTLQQDAATGFLVTAAALLPGQIGKDDASKRLARQDELAEIVINTGEAFLGLSIGCARCHDHKFDAISHRDYFSMQAFFSGVKYGEREIETEDSQRRRRQAESLLARVGEIDNELQQQSDLAMPVATNAHLNPLPFDPIEAKYVRFTIHDCNRHPSLGLIEPCLDEFEIIAADPVETNVALASRGARVTASGSRTSARHRLEHINDGEYGNSRSWMSDTKGRGWVLFELAEPTTIAKVVWSRDRMQKLGDRLPTSYTLEAGPSLEAMQHLAGLTAAQVESSQRLRDEKQALEKQIEELNKTPKVFAGAFSKPEPTHLLLRGDPEQPREEVPPAVLTALGDISLQSDSPDRERRMALADWIASPDNPLTARVMVNRVWQWHFGTGLVATPSDFGRSGERPSHPKLLDWLAAEFIRSGWSVKHLHRMIILTATYGQSNQIDPQRQAIDADVRLLWRFPSRRLEAEAIRDSMLAVNGRLDLQTGGRGFDLFKSQGGLSGFPPIESFTGEGLRRMIYAHKIRMEPEAVFGAFDCPDAGQSAARRRQSTTPIQALNLFNSQFTIDQSDALAARAVAEAGDDVRQQIQEVYRLTLARSPEPVELDSAATLVEQHGLPTLCRAIYNSNEFLFMP from the coding sequence ATGAATCGTCCGCTTGCCCTTTTGCTGCTCGCGCTGTTGACCAAGCCGCTGACCGCTGAAGAGCCTATCGATTTTGTGCGGCACGTGCGGCCGATCTTTCAACAGCATTGCTACGGTTGCCACGCCGATCAGAAGCAGAAGAGCGGCTTTCGCTTGGATGTGAAGTCGGCTGCGTTTAAAGGGGGCGACGGCTATGGCGAGGCGATCGTTGCAGGCGATGTCGACGACAGCCCCTTGATCGAACTGATCGCCAGCGACGATGACGATATGCGAATGCCGCCCGATGGTCCGGGATTGTCGCCGGCGGAGATCGCGCTGCTGACCCGCTGGGTTCAAGAGGGAGCGAATTGGCCCGACGGCGTCGACCTGGTGGAATTGGAAGACCGTACGGATCATTGGTCTTTTAAACCGCTGGCCTTTCCGGCAACCGCGCCGCAATCGGAGAAGCAATCGGAGTCTTCCGAAGCGGTGCGTGCGAAAGCCGATCGGATCGATGACTTTATCCGCGAGCAACTGGAACCGGCCCAGTTGACGCTCTCACCGCCAGCGTCGCGTCGCGATTGGATCCGCCGCGTCTATTTCGATCTGATCGGATTGCCACCCAATCCCGATCAGGTCGCTGCGTTTCTGAACGATGAAACGCCTGGTGCAAAACGCCGCGTGATCGACCAATTGCTCGCGTCGCCTCGCTATGGAGAACGCTGGGGCCAGCATTGGTTGGACGTCGTTCGTTACGCCGACACACATGGCTTCGAAGTCAACACGCCGCGTCCCAACGCCTGGCCCTACCGCGACTATGTGATCGCCGCGTTCAACAACGACACGCCTTACGATCGCTTCATCCACGAACAGTTGCACGGCGACACGCTTCAGCAAGATGCGGCGACGGGATTCCTTGTTACCGCGGCGGCCTTGTTGCCTGGCCAGATCGGGAAGGATGATGCGTCGAAACGTTTGGCTCGGCAGGATGAACTAGCCGAGATCGTGATCAATACCGGTGAGGCGTTTTTGGGGCTGAGCATCGGTTGCGCTCGCTGCCATGACCACAAGTTCGATGCGATATCTCACCGCGATTATTTTTCGATGCAAGCGTTTTTCAGCGGCGTCAAATATGGCGAGCGTGAAATTGAGACGGAGGATTCACAGCGGCGGCGTCGACAGGCTGAATCGCTTTTGGCTCGCGTTGGCGAGATCGACAACGAACTGCAGCAGCAATCCGATCTCGCGATGCCGGTCGCTACCAATGCACACCTAAATCCCTTGCCGTTTGATCCGATCGAAGCGAAGTATGTTCGTTTCACGATCCACGATTGCAATCGTCATCCTTCGTTGGGGCTGATCGAACCGTGTTTGGACGAGTTCGAGATTATCGCCGCCGACCCGGTGGAGACCAACGTGGCGCTGGCGTCGCGGGGCGCGAGGGTGACCGCTTCGGGAAGCCGAACGTCGGCCCGACACCGATTGGAACACATCAACGACGGAGAATATGGGAACAGCCGCAGTTGGATGTCCGACACCAAAGGCCGCGGTTGGGTGCTGTTTGAACTGGCCGAACCGACAACGATTGCGAAGGTGGTTTGGAGTCGCGATCGGATGCAGAAGTTGGGCGACCGCTTGCCGACATCGTATACGCTCGAAGCAGGTCCCTCGTTGGAGGCGATGCAGCATCTGGCTGGGCTCACGGCCGCGCAGGTCGAAAGCTCGCAACGACTACGCGACGAAAAGCAGGCTTTGGAAAAACAGATCGAGGAGCTCAACAAGACGCCCAAGGTTTTTGCCGGTGCGTTTTCCAAGCCCGAACCGACCCATCTGCTGTTGCGCGGCGATCCCGAACAGCCGCGTGAAGAGGTGCCGCCGGCGGTCCTGACCGCGTTGGGTGATATCAGCCTGCAGAGCGACTCGCCCGATCGCGAGCGTCGCATGGCGTTGGCCGATTGGATCGCCAGCCCCGACAATCCGCTGACAGCTCGCGTGATGGTCAACCGCGTTTGGCAATGGCACTTTGGCACCGGCTTGGTCGCCACGCCCAGCGACTTTGGCCGCAGCGGCGAGCGACCGTCTCACCCCAAACTCTTGGATTGGTTGGCCGCGGAGTTCATCCGCAGCGGTTGGTCAGTTAAACATCTGCACCGCATGATCATCCTCACGGCAACTTATGGGCAATCGAATCAGATCGATCCGCAGCGTCAGGCGATCGACGCCGACGTGCGACTGTTATGGCGATTCCCGTCGCGGCGATTGGAAGCCGAAGCGATTCGCGATTCGATGCTGGCGGTCAACGGTCGACTGGACCTGCAGACCGGCGGCCGCGGGTTTGATCTGTTTAAATCGCAAGGCGGGTTGAGTGGCTTTCCGCCGATCGAGTCGTTTACCGGCGAAGGGTTGCGACGGATGATCTACGCTCACAAGATTCGCATGGAACCCGAAGCTGTCTTTGGCGCATTCGATTGTCCCGACGCGGGGCAGAGTGCGGCGCGACGTCGGCAATCGACGACTCCGATCCAGGCGCTGAATCTATTCAACAGCCAGTTTACGATCGATCAGTCCGATGCGTTGGCGGCTCGCGCGGTTGCAGAGGCAGGGGACGACGTGCGGCAACAGATTCAGGAAGTCTATCGTTTGACGCTGGCGCGGTCGCCGGAGCCGGTCGAACTGGATTCCGCAGCGACGCTTGTCGAGCAACATGGACTGCCGACGCTCTGCCGCGCGATCTACAACAGCAACGAATTTCTGTTTATGCCGTGA
- a CDS encoding AsmA-like C-terminal region-containing protein, with protein sequence MWVLVLLLLVAVAAACWAALPMTAGEQVRRHLLAKLRAHYRDAYVDIRAARYEPGRGIIIEQLVLGDARRQSECQAFVQVEQILVDTDLNLQRLADFDFTPKKVTLRGIELKSHVTPDGKLALEKLLPLPNFGPGAETIELERGSLAIIDSVNPDARPLVIRDIRGRILNRPQDPTAPKKYLLTAESDFFESLEVVAEVDPQRWNVRSRLRRGSFDRGLAAQLPFCIRQRISKLTGLSTVFDGVFSVEGGAQQDSLNWVGKIDLIDGRYESQFIPYQLERLQGEFFLRPSGLEVASLSARIGDALCQAKGTTQGWKWPMPLSFSLDTEELLLHEELASCTPQKCQEIFQRLLPRGRIAANANFRFDGQKWSWQSAIQCLGVDVQFDRFPYPVKDIRGTILSSDRETVGQGLVGRLEGQPLRCNVRLEKPDPARNNRTTLVELSTEGPLTIDETLLTALTPRGESTSKLETLVRSLNVSGKVGLASSRFESWADGKRTKMMDLRFEQSNLRYDRFAYPIHDIQGQVLVENDTVHISNMRGQSIDSASIAARGICRTEPEGTRFQLEIDGFGISMDQTLRRVLAAEHQSIWDTLGPSGVLEHLNVLVDLPAGQTVPKLKIMADQSPRGDNPSRAVSITPEHLPYRLNITGGRAEYVDDRVVISDLQGWHGQSRLNAQGSCVRHDDGRWVLSVDAQPPTRVLVDNDLLTALPQEVQGTFRSLQLYGPPVSIRGTANFAFPDFQHPDLDFDWDLRLQLEGNRIGDAGPVHDIRGEIQIAGMRVDQKTNATGSIRCDSLHVDNIQVTNVTGPILIRDDQLFIGQAVHDGRSEAIAKATQSMRGGLFGGIAELDGQMDLTSGRFDVNGRFDGIDFATLLRDLDQAAQHTQGTGRAVMRLKGLLGDYQTLSGQGSASLSDASLYELPAVVRLLNILSVKPNHDGDLSNCELKFRLDGEQLSFDDIRIWGDILVLRGSGTANLRQELDLRFETGVSPNNLWSRLLNPLKDQQYTLWTIDVTGTLANPVFDKRTLKQIEQALERLFPELDGDGSNRRTAARSSRQELLTR encoded by the coding sequence GTGTGGGTGCTCGTGTTGTTGTTATTGGTCGCGGTCGCCGCAGCATGTTGGGCTGCGCTGCCGATGACCGCCGGGGAACAGGTTCGCCGGCATCTGTTGGCCAAGTTGCGGGCGCATTACCGCGACGCCTACGTCGATATCCGTGCGGCCCGGTACGAACCGGGGCGTGGGATCATCATCGAGCAACTTGTCTTGGGAGATGCTCGCCGCCAGTCCGAGTGCCAAGCGTTTGTTCAGGTCGAACAGATCTTGGTCGACACCGATCTCAATCTCCAACGGCTTGCCGATTTCGATTTCACTCCGAAGAAGGTGACCCTTCGCGGAATCGAACTGAAGTCGCATGTTACTCCCGACGGCAAGCTGGCGCTCGAAAAGTTGCTGCCGTTGCCAAACTTTGGTCCCGGTGCCGAAACGATCGAACTGGAGCGGGGATCGCTTGCGATCATCGACTCGGTCAATCCCGATGCTCGGCCGCTGGTGATCCGCGATATTCGCGGCCGAATCCTCAATCGGCCGCAGGATCCCACCGCTCCCAAAAAGTATCTACTGACCGCCGAATCCGACTTCTTCGAATCGCTCGAGGTAGTTGCGGAGGTCGATCCGCAGCGATGGAACGTCCGCTCGCGGCTGCGTCGCGGTTCCTTCGATCGCGGCTTGGCCGCCCAATTGCCGTTCTGTATTCGCCAACGGATCAGCAAGTTGACGGGGCTGTCGACAGTTTTCGACGGCGTCTTTTCGGTGGAGGGTGGTGCCCAACAGGATTCGCTCAATTGGGTCGGCAAGATCGACCTGATCGATGGCCGTTACGAATCGCAGTTCATTCCCTACCAGCTGGAACGGCTGCAGGGCGAGTTTTTCCTGCGTCCCAGCGGACTTGAGGTCGCGTCGCTTTCGGCGCGGATCGGCGATGCACTCTGCCAAGCCAAGGGGACGACTCAGGGCTGGAAGTGGCCGATGCCTCTCTCCTTCTCGTTGGACACCGAAGAGCTGCTGCTGCACGAGGAACTGGCATCGTGCACACCGCAGAAGTGCCAAGAGATCTTTCAGCGTTTGCTGCCGCGAGGCCGAATCGCTGCCAACGCGAACTTCCGATTCGACGGCCAGAAATGGAGCTGGCAGTCGGCGATTCAGTGCTTGGGAGTCGACGTGCAGTTCGACCGCTTTCCCTATCCGGTCAAAGACATCCGCGGAACGATTCTTTCCAGCGACCGCGAAACCGTCGGTCAGGGACTTGTCGGTCGCTTAGAAGGGCAACCGCTGCGTTGCAACGTGCGACTGGAAAAGCCCGATCCGGCGCGGAACAATCGAACGACCTTGGTTGAACTTTCGACCGAGGGCCCGCTGACGATCGACGAGACGTTGCTGACCGCGTTAACGCCGCGGGGCGAATCGACGTCCAAGCTAGAAACCTTGGTCCGGTCTTTGAACGTATCGGGGAAGGTGGGGTTGGCGAGCAGCCGTTTCGAGAGCTGGGCCGATGGCAAGCGGACCAAGATGATGGATCTGCGTTTTGAGCAGAGTAACCTTCGCTATGATCGCTTCGCCTATCCGATCCACGATATTCAAGGGCAGGTACTTGTCGAAAACGACACCGTTCACATCTCGAATATGCGCGGTCAAAGTATCGATTCGGCGTCGATTGCGGCGCGTGGAATCTGCCGCACCGAACCCGAAGGAACGCGGTTCCAGCTGGAAATCGACGGCTTTGGCATCTCGATGGACCAGACGCTGCGTCGGGTGCTGGCGGCGGAACACCAATCGATCTGGGACACCTTGGGACCGTCGGGCGTCCTGGAGCATCTGAATGTATTGGTCGACCTTCCGGCGGGGCAGACCGTTCCGAAGCTGAAGATCATGGCGGATCAGTCTCCCCGCGGCGACAACCCGTCACGCGCGGTTAGCATCACGCCCGAACACCTTCCCTACCGCTTGAACATCACCGGCGGGCGAGCCGAATATGTCGACGATCGCGTCGTTATCTCCGACCTCCAGGGATGGCACGGTCAATCGCGGCTGAACGCTCAAGGCAGCTGCGTTCGCCACGACGATGGTCGTTGGGTATTGAGCGTCGATGCGCAACCGCCGACACGCGTGTTGGTCGACAACGATCTGTTGACGGCTTTGCCGCAGGAGGTTCAAGGGACGTTCCGATCTTTGCAACTGTATGGTCCGCCGGTCAGCATCCGCGGGACCGCCAACTTCGCCTTTCCCGACTTTCAGCATCCCGATCTCGATTTCGACTGGGATCTGCGTTTGCAATTGGAAGGGAATCGGATCGGCGATGCGGGGCCGGTGCACGACATCCGCGGCGAGATCCAGATTGCGGGAATGCGAGTCGATCAAAAGACAAACGCGACCGGCAGTATTCGCTGCGATTCGTTGCATGTCGACAATATCCAAGTCACCAACGTGACAGGACCGATCTTGATCCGCGATGATCAACTGTTCATCGGCCAAGCTGTCCACGACGGTCGCTCCGAAGCGATCGCCAAGGCGACACAGTCGATGCGCGGCGGGCTGTTTGGCGGGATCGCGGAATTGGATGGTCAGATGGATCTGACAAGTGGGCGGTTTGACGTCAACGGCCGCTTCGATGGAATCGACTTTGCGACGCTGTTGCGCGATCTCGATCAAGCCGCTCAGCACACGCAGGGGACCGGCCGCGCGGTGATGCGTCTAAAGGGGCTGTTGGGCGATTACCAGACGCTCTCTGGACAGGGGAGTGCTAGTTTGAGCGACGCCAGTCTGTATGAGCTGCCAGCTGTCGTGCGGTTGTTAAATATTCTTAGCGTGAAACCGAATCACGACGGCGATCTTTCAAACTGTGAACTAAAGTTTCGTTTGGACGGCGAACAACTCAGTTTCGATGACATCCGCATCTGGGGCGACATCCTGGTGCTGCGAGGTTCGGGGACCGCAAACCTGCGGCAAGAACTCGATCTGCGATTTGAAACCGGTGTCAGTCCAAACAACCTGTGGAGCCGATTGCTGAACCCGTTGAAGGATCAGCAGTATACTTTGTGGACGATCGATGTGACCGGAACGTTGGCCAACCCGGTGTTCGATAAACGGACTTTGAAGCAGATCGAACAGGCGCTCGAGCGGCTGTTCCCGGAACTCGATGGAGACGGTTCCAACCGTCGTACGGCGGCACGCAGTTCGCGACAGGAACTACTAACTCGTTAG